From a single Brassica napus cultivar Da-Ae chromosome C9, Da-Ae, whole genome shotgun sequence genomic region:
- the LOC106417756 gene encoding uncharacterized protein LOC106417756: protein MKDRGKRTATERRSDDASFYYSTPSDLSCRKHPSVSAVGICPYCLNDRLINLVCSECGEQRLSSCSCSEVSPNPTSNAAGNVVRISSFIDEEATKQRKTTEKSRKTEEVVVFKRSSSSCVEISKRKHHRFSKIGRFFRKINLISERALDYKNDGKKQSVSRSRSLCSFRGGNGCFVGSEEDGSSYSGARSSFSAARSLSVNGGLGVFDTTTEHRKSNFEGRKSNFSETTETRRSNFSESEPPRRSCFEGRKSNFNETEYPRRSNFSETEYTRRENNYPQRSNYEAAARTSDSWAMSFTRRVLSAKESYFTGGEEENEPGFIEIKFDSSGRVVNDVVLEHEGGGSCRLTTKDREVSRSRRSFKGWKWIFGHHHHHDCGD, encoded by the coding sequence ATGAAAGACAGAGGAAAGAGAACAGCAACGGAGCGAAGAAGCGACGACGCTTCATTCTATTACAGCACGCCTTCCGATCTCTCTTGTCGGAAGCATCCGTCTGTTTCCGCTGTCGGAATCTGTCCGTACTGTCTCAACGACCGTTTAATTAACCTCGTATGCTCCGAATGCGGTGAACAGAGACTCTCTTCTTGCTCATGTTCCGAGGTCTCTCCTAATCCGACCTCAAACGCCGCCGGAAACGTCGTCCGGATCTCTTCTTTCATCGACGAAGAGGCGACGAAACAGAGAAAGACGACGGAGAAGAGTCGAAAAACAGAGGAAGTTGTGGTGTTCAAGAGGAGTAGTAGCAGTTGCGTTGAGATTAGTAAGAGGAAGCATCATAGATTCTCGAAGATCGGAAGGTTCTTCCGGAAGATTAATCTCATAAGTGAGAGAGCTTTGGATTATAAAAACGATGGTAAGAAACAGAGTGTTTCGAGATCAAGATCTCTGTGTAGTTTCCGCGGAGGAAACGGGTGCTTTGTCGGGTCGGAAGAAGACGGGTCGTCTTATTCCGGTGCAAGGAGCTCTTTCTCCGCCGCGAGGAGCTTGAGCGTCAATGGCGGGTTAGGGGTTTTCGATACGACGACAGAGCATCGGAAGAGCAACTTCGAAGGGAGGAAAAGCAACTTCAGCGAGACGACGGAGACTCGGAGGAGTAACTTCAGTGAATCAGAGCCGCCGCGAAGAAGCTGTTTCGAGGGGAGGAAGAGTAACTTCAATGAAACAGAGTATCCACGGAGGAGTAATTTCAGCGAAACAGAGTATACTCGGAGGGAGAATAATTATCCACAGAGGAGCAACTACGAAGCAGCAGCAAGGACGAGTGATTCGTGGGCGATGAGTTTCACGAGAAGGGTTTTATCGGCGAAAGAGAGTTACTTCAccggaggagaagaagagaatgagCCTGGTTTCATCGAGATTAAATTCGATTCCTCTGGACGAGTtgtaaacgacgtcgttttggaACACGAAGGAGGAGGGTCTTGCCGGTTAACCACGAAGGATCGAGAGGTGAGTAGGAGTCGAAGGAGCTTCAAAGGATGGAAATGGATATTcggacatcatcatcatcatgattgTGGAgattga